A stretch of the Deltaproteobacteria bacterium genome encodes the following:
- a CDS encoding tyrosine-protein phosphatase, protein MVQSEYRLSNLEVEKEGDSYKIRWEASPRVSVVTIYTGTSPENIDHTTPLATVTGASSAAIDGLKPGVHYYFEAVPEGGRGMIAGQRRVNLKGSVNFRDLGGYETRDGQRIKWGHVFRADSLARLTDEDQACLSRLGLKLVCDFRSLNEVNIAPDKLPEEDSIKYLHLPIEGELDPVTAYNKIKNGDLDWLTEEFMINDYINNIEKFGPTWGVVIKRLAENENRPLVWHCTGGKDRTGQCAALVLLALGVPEETVIYDHGLSNVYIADLLAKVYERFEAMGINPEKVIPWFTAPQYLITGLLDHLRRTYGSIEEYIQTKTGVGDETIALLREELLE, encoded by the coding sequence ATGGTACAGAGTGAATACCGTCTATCAAATCTTGAAGTTGAGAAAGAGGGGGACAGCTATAAAATCAGGTGGGAAGCTTCTCCGCGAGTCAGCGTTGTTACAATTTATACCGGAACGTCCCCCGAGAACATTGACCACACCACTCCCCTGGCCACGGTAACCGGGGCCTCGTCAGCCGCTATTGACGGGCTTAAGCCCGGGGTTCACTATTACTTTGAAGCAGTCCCTGAGGGCGGACGCGGGATGATTGCAGGGCAAAGGCGTGTGAATCTTAAGGGTTCGGTTAACTTTCGAGACCTGGGGGGCTATGAGACCAGGGACGGCCAAAGGATCAAGTGGGGCCATGTCTTTCGTGCTGACAGCCTGGCTAGGCTGACCGATGAAGATCAGGCCTGTTTAAGCCGCTTAGGCCTTAAACTCGTCTGTGACTTCCGGAGCTTAAACGAAGTGAATATCGCGCCCGATAAACTGCCAGAAGAGGATTCGATTAAGTATCTTCATCTCCCTATTGAAGGGGAGCTTGATCCGGTGACCGCGTATAATAAAATCAAAAATGGTGATCTGGACTGGTTGACCGAGGAGTTCATGATCAACGACTATATCAATAATATCGAGAAGTTCGGCCCAACCTGGGGGGTAGTTATTAAACGTCTGGCTGAAAACGAGAATCGCCCTCTGGTCTGGCATTGTACCGGAGGCAAAGACAGGACCGGCCAATGCGCCGCCCTGGTGCTTCTGGCCCTCGGTGTGCCCGAGGAGACGGTTATATATGATCACGGTCTGAGCAATGTTTATATTGCCGATCTTTTGGCCAAAGTGTATGAGCGCTTCGAGGCCATGGGCATTAATCCTGAAAAGGTGATCCCCTGGTTCACCGCACCTCAATACCTCATCACCGGTCTGCTTGATCACCTGCGCCGGACCTATGGCAGTATAGAAGAATACATCCAGACCAAGACCGGCGTTGGTGATGAAACAATCGCTTTGTTAAGAGAAGAATTACTGGAGTAG
- a CDS encoding cupin domain-containing protein encodes MEKINLTEKFRLFNEYWQPKIVGELNGQHVKLTKLKGEFVWHCHEIEDEMFLVIKGRLIIKLRDQNVALDEGEFFIIPRGVEHKPVAEEEAHVLLFEPISTVNTGDIQNERTVEEPEAI; translated from the coding sequence ATGGAAAAAATAAATCTTACTGAAAAATTCCGTCTTTTTAATGAATACTGGCAGCCCAAAATCGTCGGGGAGCTCAACGGTCAGCATGTCAAGCTCACCAAGCTGAAAGGCGAGTTTGTCTGGCATTGTCACGAGATTGAGGATGAGATGTTCCTGGTGATAAAGGGACGGTTAATCATAAAGCTTCGCGATCAAAATGTGGCTTTGGACGAGGGAGAATTCTTCATCATTCCCAGAGGCGTCGAACATAAGCCGGTGGCTGAAGAAGAAGCGCATGTGCTTCTCTTTGAACCAATATCAACAGTCAATACAGGAGATATTCAAAACGAGCGAACAGTGGAAGAACCGGAAGCGATTTGA
- a CDS encoding amidase encodes MNKLLELTLLELTGVIQNRKVSPVELMETVLARIEETNPDLNTVVAMRDREALLADAAEAEKRIMKGQTRPLEGIPFGVKDLEDAEGLVTSLGSLPFRDQVAERDSTQVARLRAAGGIVLGKTNAPEFGYTAITKNLVYGVTRSPWNLERTPGGSSGGSSAALTGCILPLVTGSDGGGSVRIPASFTGAFGLKPSFGRIPMGPRKLWTYGDTAVYGPITKTVEDAALFMDQVVGASPCDPNTLPHPGVSYLEAVRQTLPQTLRIGYSPDLGYAVVQSDVAAAVEEGMKVFEKIGHQVEEVKGGPPEIGREWGLLGSFEIAAQIHELLPEHEAEFGWAFITGVKAASSITPKWWAKAARKREELNGWCAGIFNRYDLLITPTVPYDPPPAKGPFPEEIEGRKQIIAGVAALTIPFNLSWHPAATVRVGLSKAGLPMGMQIVGPRHRDDLVLQAARAFEAERPWHPNWPTSW; translated from the coding sequence ATGAACAAGCTGCTCGAACTTACCCTGCTAGAACTCACCGGGGTGATTCAAAATCGGAAAGTCTCGCCTGTCGAACTCATGGAAACCGTACTTGCTCGGATTGAGGAAACCAATCCTGATCTAAATACCGTGGTGGCCATGCGCGACCGGGAAGCGCTTCTAGCCGACGCTGCTGAGGCAGAGAAGCGGATCATGAAAGGGCAGACCCGGCCCCTCGAAGGGATACCCTTTGGAGTTAAAGATCTTGAGGACGCTGAGGGACTTGTAACCTCGCTGGGTTCTCTTCCTTTTCGCGATCAGGTCGCTGAGCGCGACTCAACCCAGGTGGCCCGGCTGCGCGCAGCTGGAGGAATCGTTCTGGGCAAAACCAACGCGCCCGAGTTCGGCTATACCGCCATTACCAAGAACCTTGTCTATGGTGTAACACGCTCTCCCTGGAATTTAGAACGTACCCCCGGCGGCTCCAGCGGCGGTTCTTCAGCGGCGCTTACAGGCTGCATTCTGCCGCTTGTGACCGGCAGTGATGGAGGCGGTTCTGTTCGCATTCCTGCGAGCTTCACCGGCGCCTTCGGTCTCAAGCCCTCTTTTGGCCGCATCCCCATGGGTCCGAGGAAGCTATGGACCTATGGGGACACTGCGGTTTATGGCCCGATTACCAAAACGGTTGAAGATGCGGCTCTTTTTATGGATCAGGTTGTTGGTGCATCACCGTGTGATCCGAACACCCTGCCTCACCCGGGCGTTTCGTACCTGGAAGCGGTGCGTCAGACACTGCCTCAGACGTTACGCATCGGTTACTCCCCTGATCTGGGCTACGCTGTGGTGCAGTCTGACGTGGCGGCTGCAGTCGAAGAAGGTATGAAAGTTTTTGAAAAGATCGGTCATCAGGTGGAGGAGGTTAAGGGAGGGCCTCCGGAGATCGGCCGCGAATGGGGCCTGTTGGGCTCGTTTGAAATTGCGGCGCAAATACACGAGCTCCTGCCCGAGCATGAGGCGGAATTTGGCTGGGCCTTTATCACCGGAGTAAAGGCTGCTTCGTCCATCACGCCTAAGTGGTGGGCAAAGGCGGCGCGCAAGCGTGAAGAGCTCAATGGCTGGTGCGCGGGAATCTTTAATCGCTATGACCTGCTGATCACGCCCACCGTTCCCTATGATCCTCCACCGGCTAAAGGACCTTTCCCAGAGGAAATCGAGGGTCGAAAACAGATAATAGCCGGTGTAGCGGCTTTAACGATTCCCTTTAATCTGTCATGGCACCCAGCCGCGACGGTGCGCGTCGGGCTCTCCAAGGCTGGCCTGCCCATGGGGATGCAGATCGTTGGACCGCGTCACCGCGATGACCTGGTGCTTCAGGCCGCCCGCGCCTTTGAGGCCGAACGACCCTGGCACCCGAACTGGCCTACGTCATGGTGA
- a CDS encoding D-cysteine desulfhydrase family protein encodes MKARKKISYPPRIDLAQTPTPMEPLRRLSEKFGVEIYIKRDDLTGVALSGNKVRKLEFVLAEALAQGADTVVTCGGAQSNHARATAIAAARLGLRSRLILRTDDPSNPPSPEGNILLNRMVGAEIVWITSEEYLRRDEIFKREAAALEKMGRKPYLIPEGASNPLGAWGYIRAAEELAHDLAGLAGDEVQETTIIHATGSGGTSAGLCLGVRLHGLQTRVVGVNVAANRDYFVNLISKICQKAMAAYELDLEFSPEREIEILDGYVGRGYALSRPEELALIRDVARTEGILLDPVYTGKAFYGMTQELGRNRFVFGNRIIFIHTGGLFGLFPKAAEIAPLL; translated from the coding sequence ATGAAAGCACGAAAAAAAATATCGTATCCACCGCGTATTGATCTGGCCCAGACTCCGACGCCCATGGAACCGCTCAGGCGCCTGAGTGAAAAGTTCGGCGTCGAGATTTACATCAAGCGCGACGATCTGACTGGAGTGGCTCTTTCAGGCAATAAGGTTCGAAAACTGGAATTTGTGCTGGCTGAGGCATTGGCTCAGGGGGCTGATACCGTGGTTACCTGCGGCGGAGCACAATCAAACCACGCCCGGGCCACAGCAATCGCGGCCGCCAGGCTGGGGCTTCGAAGCCGATTGATCCTCCGCACTGATGATCCGTCGAACCCACCGTCACCTGAAGGAAATATTCTGCTTAATCGCATGGTGGGCGCAGAGATTGTCTGGATTACATCTGAAGAGTATCTCCGCCGTGATGAAATTTTTAAGCGGGAAGCGGCGGCTCTTGAGAAGATGGGCCGAAAGCCCTATCTGATACCCGAGGGCGCGTCCAACCCTCTGGGCGCCTGGGGATACATTCGGGCGGCCGAGGAGCTGGCGCATGATCTGGCTGGTCTTGCTGGTGATGAAGTTCAGGAGACAACCATTATTCATGCCACTGGATCAGGCGGGACCAGCGCCGGGTTATGCCTGGGCGTGCGCCTGCACGGTCTACAGACCCGGGTGGTGGGGGTAAATGTGGCTGCCAATCGTGATTATTTTGTAAATTTAATTAGCAAGATCTGCCAAAAGGCCATGGCCGCCTATGAGCTTGACCTGGAGTTCTCTCCTGAACGTGAGATCGAAATTCTCGATGGGTATGTCGGCCGCGGCTATGCCCTTTCCCGGCCTGAGGAGCTGGCCCTCATTCGCGATGTCGCCAGGACCGAGGGGATTCTGCTTGATCCGGTTTATACTGGCAAGGCGTTTTACGGGATGACCCAGGAACTTGGCCGCAATCGTTTCGTCTTTGGTAACAGAATAATCTTTATCCACACGGGCGGTCTTTTCGGTTTGTTTCCAAAGGCCGCAGAAATAGCCCCGCTTCTTTAG
- a CDS encoding class I SAM-dependent methyltransferase — MSFGFMFRDLFLPPKNILAETGISPGMLILDYGCGPGSYSITAAEMVGEAGKVYALDIHPLAIQSVKNTASKKGLKNIEFIHSDCDTDLPGESIDIALLYDTYHNLTNPNQVLEELHRILKPDGILSFRDHHLPEDEIDLRVTEQDFFRPSKKGRKTYSYVKGESQ, encoded by the coding sequence ATGTCCTTCGGTTTCATGTTTCGTGATCTTTTTTTACCTCCGAAAAATATACTGGCAGAAACAGGAATTTCTCCAGGTATGCTTATCCTTGATTACGGCTGTGGCCCTGGAAGTTATTCCATTACTGCGGCTGAAATGGTGGGAGAGGCCGGGAAGGTGTATGCCTTAGATATCCATCCCCTTGCTATTCAGAGCGTAAAAAATACAGCTTCTAAAAAGGGGTTGAAAAATATTGAGTTCATTCATTCTGATTGCGACACCGATCTGCCAGGAGAAAGTATAGACATCGCCCTATTATACGACACCTACCATAATTTAACCAACCCGAATCAAGTATTAGAGGAGTTACACAGGATATTGAAACCTGATGGTATCTTATCTTTCCGAGATCACCATCTACCGGAAGATGAAATAGACTTGAGAGTAACTGAGCAAGATTTTTTTCGACCATCAAAAAAAGGAAGGAAAACATATAGTTACGTTAAAGGAGAATCACAATAA
- a CDS encoding CBS domain-containing protein — translation MLVKDWMSKDVITIDADDSMMDAINLLKQHNIRMLPVTHKGKLVGIVTDRDLRSASASNATTLEIHELLYLTSRIKVREIMTENPMTVPVDYTVEETAEVLLDNKISGVPVLDHDGKIVGTITQTDVFKMMLSVTALTGKGHAQGLQFAFQLEDRSGTIKEIADIIRSFGGRLGSILSSYENVPEGYRKVYIRAFGLDREKLPEIMEEFKKVGTILYMVDHRLNTREIYI, via the coding sequence ATGCTGGTCAAAGATTGGATGAGTAAAGATGTAATTACCATTGACGCGGATGATTCCATGATGGATGCTATCAACCTCTTGAAACAGCATAATATTCGGATGCTGCCAGTGACCCATAAGGGTAAGCTGGTCGGAATTGTTACGGACCGGGACCTGCGAAGTGCATCTGCGTCTAACGCTACCACCCTGGAGATCCATGAACTTTTGTATCTCACTTCCAGAATCAAAGTAAGAGAAATCATGACTGAAAATCCCATGACCGTGCCTGTGGATTATACGGTGGAGGAGACGGCTGAAGTGCTTTTAGATAATAAGATCTCCGGTGTTCCGGTTCTTGATCATGACGGTAAGATCGTGGGTACGATAACTCAGACAGACGTTTTCAAAATGATGCTTTCTGTAACCGCACTTACAGGAAAGGGGCACGCTCAGGGGCTTCAGTTTGCTTTTCAGTTAGAGGACCGGTCGGGGACGATTAAGGAAATCGCCGACATTATCCGATCATTTGGCGGCCGCCTGGGAAGCATCCTTAGTTCCTATGAAAATGTGCCAGAAGGTTATCGCAAGGTCTATATACGCGCCTTTGGACTTGACCGCGAAAAACTTCCGGAAATCATGGAAGAATTCAAAAAAGTGGGCACCATACTTTACATGGTGGATCATCGCTTAAACACAAGGGAAATATACATCTAA
- a CDS encoding RidA family protein — translation MEKRCVDVGWLPKGGPYSHAVEAGGLIFVSGMVPVDVEKNLKIMDDIRSATDLVLNNIKKLLEASGSGLDKAVKVTVFLRDMNNFEAMNEVYATFFLENRPARSCVAVKELPGNFPVEIELIALK, via the coding sequence GTGGAAAAAAGATGCGTTGACGTGGGATGGCTGCCCAAGGGAGGGCCTTACTCCCATGCCGTCGAAGCTGGCGGGCTCATATTTGTTTCAGGAATGGTCCCGGTAGATGTGGAGAAGAACCTCAAAATCATGGATGACATCAGGTCCGCTACCGACCTGGTCCTTAATAATATTAAAAAACTTTTGGAAGCGTCGGGCTCCGGCTTAGACAAGGCGGTCAAGGTCACGGTTTTCCTTCGGGATATGAATAACTTCGAAGCCATGAATGAGGTTTACGCCACCTTTTTCCTGGAAAACCGACCAGCCCGTTCATGCGTGGCCGTTAAGGAATTACCCGGGAACTTTCCCGTGGAGATTGAGTTGATCGCCCTGAAGTAG
- a CDS encoding histidine phosphatase family protein: MADLTLYLLRHGESEANVRQVFAARKIDPPLSDNGIHQASRQAESLKTVEFSAMYASPLLRTRQTAEIVSRSCGLEPVFSSDLLEIDVGVLDGEPEHEPRTWAVYERVIQDWEQGLASRGFPGGETLNDVAKRLGAFLTGLEAGRQTPVLIVGHCLLFMAAIWLFCKNHGPGLEDGHMGRGHLTIIGKRDDGFHILAFNISPDLKT, from the coding sequence ATGGCGGACCTGACCTTATATCTTCTGCGGCATGGTGAAAGTGAGGCCAACGTGAGGCAGGTGTTTGCTGCCCGGAAAATAGATCCGCCTTTATCTGACAATGGAATTCATCAGGCTTCAAGACAAGCCGAATCCTTGAAGACGGTTGAATTTTCAGCCATGTATGCCAGCCCCTTGCTTCGAACTCGGCAGACAGCGGAAATCGTGAGCCGCTCCTGTGGGCTAGAACCCGTATTCTCCAGCGATCTGCTGGAAATTGACGTTGGTGTCCTTGATGGAGAACCTGAACATGAACCTCGGACCTGGGCGGTCTATGAGCGGGTCATTCAAGACTGGGAGCAGGGCTTGGCCAGCCGCGGCTTCCCCGGCGGTGAGACCCTGAACGATGTGGCAAAGCGGCTTGGAGCCTTTTTGACCGGTTTGGAAGCCGGGCGGCAGACACCTGTCCTGATCGTGGGTCATTGTCTGCTTTTTATGGCTGCCATCTGGCTATTTTGTAAAAATCACGGGCCAGGGCTTGAAGATGGTCACATGGGCCGGGGACATTTGACCATAATCGGAAAAAGGGATGATGGATTTCATATACTGGCGTTCAACATTTCGCCTGACCTTAAGACTTGA
- a CDS encoding DUF2284 domain-containing protein, whose translation MDYLSDLEELRNYVISLGADRAVIIPTSDLIIRASAWARCFIPACKFYGSSIMCPPHNPLTPDITREIVSEYSYGILFQLEAEVSDFVGENWRVRHVPTELKHKEMVARLEGRAFHMGYYMAMGFAAGECSLCLPQQTCAVLEGEDCRHPLQARPAMEACGFDVFTIAKRAGWKIVTIGHESEVKNIACASLIGLVLVI comes from the coding sequence ATGGATTATCTGAGCGATCTGGAAGAGCTGAGGAATTATGTCATCTCCCTGGGGGCCGACCGGGCGGTGATTATACCAACTTCTGACCTGATCATTCGTGCCTCGGCCTGGGCCAGGTGCTTTATTCCGGCCTGTAAGTTCTATGGCAGCAGCATCATGTGTCCGCCGCATAATCCGCTCACCCCTGATATTACCCGAGAGATCGTCTCTGAGTACAGCTATGGCATCTTGTTTCAGCTCGAGGCCGAGGTGTCGGATTTTGTAGGCGAGAACTGGCGTGTCAGGCATGTGCCCACTGAATTAAAGCACAAGGAGATGGTGGCCAGGCTGGAAGGCAGGGCCTTCCACATGGGCTATTATATGGCCATGGGTTTTGCCGCGGGTGAGTGCTCGCTCTGTCTGCCTCAACAAACCTGCGCCGTACTGGAGGGTGAGGACTGCCGTCATCCGCTCCAGGCCCGTCCGGCCATGGAAGCCTGTGGTTTTGACGTCTTTACCATTGCCAAACGAGCGGGATGGAAAATCGTTACCATTGGTCATGAATCTGAGGTTAAGAACATTGCGTGCGCCAGCCTGATTGGTCTGGTGCTGGTTATCTGA
- a CDS encoding Rieske 2Fe-2S domain-containing protein: MGLFKRLFGICETRPPGDPGCWQYAGGKVEIDLGGAPELSNPGSAVRLEKKGLPERLLVMHGHDGSFHAFKNKCTHSGRRIDPLAETENLRCCSISKSTFDYAGQVISGPAKGPLTAYKVDIQDGKVVVSID, translated from the coding sequence ATGGGTCTGTTCAAAAGGCTTTTTGGCATTTGCGAAACCAGGCCTCCCGGCGATCCAGGATGCTGGCAGTATGCAGGAGGCAAGGTTGAGATTGATTTGGGAGGCGCGCCGGAACTTTCTAATCCTGGCAGCGCCGTTCGTTTGGAGAAAAAAGGGCTTCCCGAGAGGCTTTTAGTGATGCATGGACATGATGGTAGCTTCCACGCCTTTAAAAATAAATGCACCCATTCAGGCAGGCGTATTGATCCCTTGGCTGAGACTGAAAACCTGCGCTGCTGCAGCATTTCCAAATCAACCTTTGACTATGCCGGTCAAGTGATTTCAGGCCCGGCCAAAGGCCCTTTAACGGCTTACAAGGTGGACATTCAAGACGGAAAGGTGGTTGTCTCGATAGATTGA
- a CDS encoding PhzF family phenazine biosynthesis protein: MRIPLYQVDAFTSQVFTGNPAAVCPLETWLDDSLLQAIAQENNLSETAFLVLEKNGYHIRWFTPVAEVPLCGHATLASAFVIFNYYHKEDNKVTFSSQSGNLTVERKNDLLAMDFPSQPPTVCEAPEELLDGLGKDPLEVLSSENYLVVFSSEEDIIQLRPDMEKLKKLDLQGVIVTAQGKDVDFVSRFFAPKLGIDEDPVTGSAHCALTPYWAQKLNKKTLHARQVSRRGGELFCADLGDRVEIAGRAVMFMEGIITV, from the coding sequence ATGAGGATACCTCTTTATCAGGTTGACGCCTTTACGAGTCAGGTTTTTACCGGAAATCCTGCGGCGGTGTGTCCCCTGGAAACATGGTTGGACGATTCATTACTTCAGGCCATTGCCCAGGAGAACAACCTTTCCGAAACAGCGTTCTTGGTGCTTGAAAAGAATGGATACCATATTCGCTGGTTCACTCCGGTGGCAGAGGTTCCTTTATGCGGGCATGCTACCTTGGCCTCAGCTTTTGTGATTTTCAATTATTATCATAAAGAGGACAATAAAGTTACGTTCAGCTCACAAAGTGGGAATCTTACCGTTGAGCGAAAGAATGACTTGCTGGCCATGGATTTCCCATCACAGCCACCCACAGTATGTGAGGCGCCTGAAGAATTACTGGACGGGCTTGGCAAAGACCCGCTAGAAGTTTTATCCTCTGAGAATTATCTGGTTGTTTTTTCAAGCGAGGAGGACATCATCCAATTAAGACCGGACATGGAGAAGTTAAAGAAGCTGGATTTACAAGGCGTGATCGTAACGGCTCAGGGAAAGGATGTGGATTTTGTGTCCCGCTTTTTTGCGCCGAAACTTGGCATTGATGAAGACCCGGTCACCGGCTCTGCTCATTGTGCTTTAACCCCATACTGGGCGCAGAAGCTGAATAAAAAGACTTTACACGCCCGTCAGGTCTCCCGGCGGGGCGGCGAGTTATTCTGCGCGGACCTGGGGGACCGGGTGGAGATTGCCGGCCGCGCCGTCATGTTTATGGAAGGTATTATTACCGTATGA
- the terL gene encoding phage terminase large subunit, protein MIPAVAQSELPSKYRGIPKEAILLDVRRELARRHVFDLTTYTFPGYRPAPHNRLLCQYLDQWVSGEITRLMVFMPPRHGKSELVSRRLPAYILGRYPSAQVLAVSYGQGLANSLSRETKAILTSRKYQEVFPGVRLSRTPNAVDEWKTTGHGVYKCAGVRGGITGRGFDFGIIDDPVKNRMEAESETIRQAVWDWYTSTFYTRQQPGARILITQTRWHEDDLSGRLVKAQQEDPYADTWTVLQLPAMAEANDPLGRLVGEPLWPQRFPKEKLVTVKANIGSYDWQALYQQRPAPPGGSKIKPSWFKIRDKAPEGLSWVRYWDLAVSAKKTADFTASAALAMSDDGDVFIRDMIRGQWIWPETRKIMVLTARTEEIPIGIESAGQQQGFVDELTRDPDLAAFSIKGVRPMADKLTRALPWIARAEAGQVYLIRGSWVTEFLGECARFTGKNDAQDDQIDCVSGAYQMAATSGPKMFWI, encoded by the coding sequence GTGATTCCAGCCGTGGCCCAATCAGAATTACCATCCAAATACAGGGGCATCCCCAAAGAAGCCATTTTACTGGACGTTCGCCGGGAGCTAGCCCGCCGACACGTCTTTGACCTCACCACCTATACCTTCCCGGGTTACCGTCCCGCCCCTCACAACCGGCTGCTTTGCCAGTATCTGGACCAATGGGTTTCGGGTGAGATCACTCGCCTCATGGTTTTTATGCCCCCCAGGCATGGCAAATCCGAGCTGGTTAGCCGCAGGCTCCCGGCGTATATACTGGGGCGGTATCCTTCGGCTCAGGTCCTGGCTGTATCGTATGGCCAGGGCCTGGCCAACTCCCTCTCCCGCGAAACTAAGGCCATCCTGACCAGTCGTAAGTACCAGGAGGTATTTCCCGGGGTCAGGCTGAGCCGTACACCTAACGCCGTGGATGAATGGAAAACGACCGGCCACGGGGTATACAAGTGTGCCGGGGTCAGGGGCGGCATCACCGGCCGGGGATTTGACTTCGGCATTATTGACGACCCGGTCAAGAATCGCATGGAGGCCGAATCTGAGACGATCAGGCAGGCCGTCTGGGACTGGTACACCTCCACGTTCTATACCCGGCAGCAGCCAGGAGCGCGAATATTGATCACCCAGACCAGGTGGCATGAGGATGACCTGTCAGGCCGGTTGGTAAAGGCGCAGCAAGAAGACCCATACGCCGACACCTGGACCGTCCTTCAGCTGCCAGCCATGGCCGAGGCAAATGATCCGCTCGGTCGGCTCGTGGGCGAGCCGCTCTGGCCGCAAAGATTCCCTAAAGAAAAACTCGTGACCGTCAAGGCCAATATCGGAAGCTATGACTGGCAGGCCCTGTACCAGCAGCGTCCGGCGCCGCCGGGTGGTTCGAAGATCAAGCCGAGCTGGTTCAAGATCAGGGATAAGGCGCCGGAAGGGCTTTCCTGGGTGCGGTACTGGGACCTGGCTGTTTCAGCCAAAAAGACAGCCGACTTTACCGCCTCCGCTGCTTTAGCCATGAGCGATGACGGCGACGTCTTTATTCGAGATATGATTCGAGGTCAGTGGATCTGGCCGGAAACGCGCAAAATCATGGTTCTAACAGCCAGGACGGAAGAGATACCCATCGGCATAGAGTCTGCTGGACAGCAGCAGGGGTTCGTGGACGAACTCACGCGGGACCCGGATCTGGCGGCCTTTTCCATTAAAGGGGTGCGTCCGATGGCGGACAAGCTGACCAGGGCCTTGCCTTGGATCGCCCGGGCCGAGGCTGGTCAGGTGTATTTGATCCGGGGATCGTGGGTCACGGAATTCTTAGGCGAATGCGCCAGGTTCACCGGGAAAAACGATGCCCAGGATGACCAGATTGACTGCGTTTCCGGGGCATATCAAATGGCCGCCACAAGCGGACCAAAGATGTTTTGGATTTAA
- a CDS encoding phage portal protein — protein MPGLLTTTWQDGRELIRPGHYQSQIEANKHWVYVCAQKNAAAVASSKMRLYAARSDKERTLVKTSPVELEVKDFLASNPGLKDWIRKGLDIEEVEEHPFLNLMKNVNSFIGRFTLLETTELFLELTGNAYWYVISNALGLPAEIWLIPSQHTSIVGSKDHFISGYTYRLASEEVTLSPEEVVHFKFPNPANMRYGRSPLMAVVDTYNIFENMQTFENALFSNMARPEGVLTTDQTLGKAEIETLREMWSERYGGVKKAGKIAVLAAGLKYQNITMSPRELSFLAGRKMGREEICAAFGVPLSKVTAENVNLANAKVGEEQYQRDTIRPRLWRIEEKINESLMPRYAPNIFVAFDDPVPADREFELKKIQAGLTTNFLTINEVRKREGLPSVSWGDKPWKDD, from the coding sequence ATGCCCGGACTTTTAACCACAACCTGGCAGGACGGTCGCGAGCTGATCCGCCCTGGCCATTACCAGAGCCAGATCGAAGCAAACAAGCACTGGGTTTACGTCTGCGCGCAAAAAAATGCAGCGGCCGTGGCTTCGAGCAAAATGCGTCTTTATGCGGCCCGAAGCGATAAGGAAAGGACTCTGGTCAAGACCAGCCCGGTTGAGCTTGAGGTCAAAGATTTCCTGGCCTCAAATCCGGGGCTCAAAGACTGGATCAGAAAGGGACTCGACATCGAGGAGGTGGAAGAGCATCCGTTTTTAAATTTAATGAAGAATGTAAATTCCTTCATAGGCCGCTTTACCCTGCTTGAGACGACCGAGCTTTTTCTGGAACTGACTGGCAATGCATACTGGTACGTGATTTCTAACGCCCTGGGCCTGCCGGCTGAGATCTGGCTTATACCTTCGCAGCACACCTCCATTGTCGGGTCAAAAGATCACTTTATTTCCGGGTACACCTACAGACTTGCTTCCGAGGAGGTGACCCTCTCTCCAGAGGAGGTCGTACACTTCAAGTTTCCCAACCCCGCGAATATGCGCTACGGCCGTTCACCGCTCATGGCCGTGGTTGACACCTACAACATATTTGAAAACATGCAAACCTTTGAGAATGCCTTGTTCAGCAACATGGCTCGGCCGGAAGGCGTACTGACCACGGATCAAACCCTGGGTAAGGCCGAGATTGAGACGCTGCGGGAGATGTGGTCCGAGAGATACGGCGGGGTCAAGAAGGCTGGAAAGATCGCGGTCCTGGCCGCCGGGCTTAAGTACCAGAACATCACCATGAGCCCGAGAGAGCTTTCTTTTCTGGCTGGCCGCAAGATGGGGCGGGAGGAAATCTGTGCCGCCTTTGGCGTGCCGCTATCCAAGGTCACCGCGGAAAACGTGAACCTGGCCAATGCCAAGGTCGGGGAGGAGCAGTACCAGCGGGATACCATCAGGCCCAGACTCTGGCGGATCGAGGAAAAAATAAACGAGAGCCTCATGCCTCGCTATGCGCCGAATATCTTCGTGGCCTTTGACGATCCAGTGCCAGCCGACCGTGAGTTTGAGCTGAAGAAGATACAGGCTGGGCTTACCACAAACTTCCTGACCATCAACGAGGTCAGGAAAAGAGAGGGCCTGCCGTCGGTCAGTTGGGGAGATAAGCCGTGGAAGGACGAC